A part of Brachybacterium faecium DSM 4810 genomic DNA contains:
- a CDS encoding aspartate kinase (PFAM: Amino acid kinase family; ACT domain~TIGRFAM: aspartate kinase; aspartate kinase, monofunctional class), producing the protein MSLVVQKFGGSSVADADSIKRVAKRISLYAKAGHKVVVVVSAMGDTTDDLIDLAEQVSENPPERELDMLVTAGERISMAVLSMALNDAGVDARAYTGSQAGLITDEVHGKAHILRVTPGRIEEALEGGSVAIVAGFQGVSDSTKDITTLGRGGSDTTAVALAAALEADVCEIYSDVDGVFSADPRIATAARRVPLISSEEMLEMAANGSKILMARSVEYARRYGVPLHVRSSYSGRLGTLVADDPERQIPIDPDVTLRTADVVRRDAADPSKELPMDDIAAPGLEAPIISGVAHDRSEGKITVVEVPDVPGRAALLFDVVAGSGANIDMIVQNSSTVDETVAISLTLPEDDAPAAIKAIEEAQEAIGYSEVRYNDQIGKVSIVGAGMRSHPGVSATLFRSLGEAGINIDMISTSEIRISVVTEQARLDDAVRVIHTAFGLDADQTEAVVYGGTGR; encoded by the coding sequence ATGAGCCTGGTCGTCCAGAAATTCGGAGGATCCTCCGTCGCTGACGCCGACTCCATCAAGCGCGTCGCGAAGCGCATCTCCCTGTACGCGAAGGCCGGCCACAAGGTGGTCGTCGTGGTCTCCGCGATGGGAGACACCACCGATGATCTGATCGACCTCGCGGAGCAGGTGTCGGAGAACCCGCCGGAGCGCGAGCTCGACATGCTGGTCACCGCCGGCGAGCGCATCTCGATGGCGGTGCTGTCGATGGCGCTGAACGACGCCGGCGTGGATGCCCGCGCCTACACCGGCTCGCAGGCCGGGCTGATCACCGACGAGGTGCACGGCAAGGCGCACATCCTGCGCGTCACCCCCGGCCGCATCGAGGAGGCGCTCGAGGGCGGCTCCGTCGCGATCGTCGCCGGGTTCCAGGGCGTCTCCGACAGCACCAAGGACATCACCACCCTGGGCCGCGGCGGCTCGGACACCACCGCCGTCGCGCTCGCCGCGGCGCTCGAGGCGGACGTGTGCGAGATCTACTCCGATGTCGACGGCGTGTTCAGCGCCGATCCGCGCATCGCGACCGCCGCCCGCCGGGTGCCGCTGATCTCCAGCGAGGAGATGCTGGAGATGGCCGCCAACGGCTCGAAGATCCTCATGGCGCGCAGCGTCGAGTACGCCCGCCGCTACGGGGTGCCGCTGCATGTGCGGTCCTCGTACTCGGGCCGCCTGGGCACGCTCGTCGCCGACGATCCCGAGCGCCAGATCCCCATCGACCCCGACGTCACCCTCCGCACCGCGGACGTCGTGCGACGCGACGCCGCCGACCCGAGCAAGGAGCTCCCCATGGACGACATCGCAGCACCGGGCCTCGAGGCGCCGATCATCTCGGGCGTGGCCCATGACCGCAGCGAAGGCAAGATCACCGTGGTCGAGGTGCCGGACGTCCCCGGCCGCGCCGCACTGCTGTTCGACGTGGTCGCCGGCAGCGGCGCGAACATCGACATGATCGTGCAGAACTCCTCGACCGTGGACGAGACGGTCGCGATCTCGCTGACGCTGCCGGAGGATGACGCCCCGGCCGCGATCAAGGCGATCGAGGAGGCGCAGGAGGCCATCGGCTACTCCGAGGTGCGCTACAACGACCAGATCGGCAAGGTCAGCATCGTCGGCGCCGGGATGCGCTCGCACCCGGGCGTCTCGGCGACCCTGTTCCGCTCGCTCGGCGAGGCGGGCATCAACATCGACATGATCTCCACCTCGGAGATCCGCATCTCCGTGGTCACCGAGCAGGCTCGGCTCGACGACGCGGTGCGCGTGATCCATACGGCGTTCGGCCTCGACGCCGATCAGACCGAGGCCGTGGTCTACGGAGGGACCGGACGATGA
- a CDS encoding transcriptional regulator (PFAM: PT repeat; Periplasmic binding proteins and sugar binding domain of the LacI family; Bacterial regulatory proteins, lacI family): MAAHSSPSSRRRRSASRASARPSAQPSARPSAQPSARPSARPSARPSARPSLADVARRAGVSVGTVSHVLNHPERVVAATRERVLAAVEELEYRPNRLARSLAGGRSQTIGLALTDLGNSLFVDIARGAGRYAEEHGMQTLLADGDNQLGRELGHVATFEELRVAGVLVTLSDDEAMATVTSSRRSDTPLVLLNFSTPAAFFCSVAVDNVHGGRIAAEHLLAQGRRRLAFVGGPEVLRPVHDRRSGFRHALADAGLGAVLELTPEGVNEEQGRAAAEQLLPRLRSGEVDGIVAASDLLAVGLLEVLLPAGIAVPGDVGIVGYDDNLAAHDAAIPLTTVAQTGSRMGAEGARLVIAEATEGAEHQHEAVLLTPSLVVRSSSQA; encoded by the coding sequence GTGGCCGCGCACTCGTCACCCTCGTCGCGACGCCGCCGCTCCGCCTCGCGCGCCTCGGCCCGTCCGTCGGCCCAGCCCTCGGCCCGTCCGTCGGCCCAGCCCTCGGCCCGCCCCTCGGCCCGCCCCTCGGCCCGCCCGTCGGCCCGGCCGTCGCTCGCGGACGTCGCCCGCCGTGCCGGGGTCTCCGTCGGCACCGTCTCGCACGTGCTGAACCATCCCGAGCGGGTGGTGGCGGCGACGCGGGAGCGGGTGCTCGCGGCCGTGGAGGAGCTCGAGTACCGTCCCAATCGGCTCGCGCGGTCCCTGGCCGGCGGGCGCAGCCAGACCATCGGCCTCGCCCTCACCGACCTGGGCAACTCGCTGTTCGTCGACATCGCTCGGGGTGCCGGGCGCTACGCCGAGGAGCACGGGATGCAGACCCTGCTCGCCGACGGCGACAACCAGCTCGGCCGCGAGCTCGGCCACGTCGCGACCTTCGAGGAGCTCCGGGTCGCCGGGGTGCTCGTCACGCTCAGCGACGACGAGGCGATGGCGACCGTGACCAGCAGCCGCCGCTCCGACACCCCGCTGGTGCTGCTCAACTTCTCCACGCCCGCGGCCTTCTTCTGCTCCGTGGCGGTGGACAACGTTCACGGCGGCCGGATCGCCGCCGAGCATCTGCTCGCGCAGGGGCGGCGCCGGCTCGCCTTCGTCGGCGGCCCCGAGGTGCTCCGTCCCGTGCACGACCGGCGCAGCGGGTTCCGCCACGCCCTGGCGGACGCCGGTCTCGGCGCGGTCCTCGAGCTCACGCCCGAGGGTGTCAACGAGGAGCAGGGCCGCGCCGCCGCGGAGCAGCTGCTGCCCCGGCTGCGGTCCGGCGAGGTGGACGGCATCGTGGCCGCCTCGGACCTGCTGGCCGTCGGCCTGCTCGAGGTGCTGCTGCCCGCCGGGATCGCGGTGCCGGGGGACGTGGGCATCGTCGGCTACGACGACAACCTCGCCGCGCATGACGCTGCGATCCCCCTGACCACGGTCGCCCAGACCGGCAGCCGCATGGGCGCGGAGGGGGCACGCCTGGTGATCGCCGAGGCCACGGAGGGGGCGGAGCACCAGCACGAGGCGGTGCTGCTCACCCCGTCGCTCGTGGTCCGCTCCTCCTCACAGGCGTGA
- a CDS encoding alpha-L-rhamnosidase (PFAM: Bacterial alpha-L-rhamnosidase; Alpha-L-rhamnosidase N-terminal domain) — MTVPAPHVRIEHHEQPALGIDETAPRLSWHLEDAPAGFQQEAYEISWTLEAADGQAREQDSRRVDSAEQVLVPWPARPLGSRERAVLAVRVRDAEGAWSGWSEPVVAERGPDLEDWQAQMVGPGYAEGVGLHRRAPLLRHEFELPPLPVQQARLRVTAHGLAEVELNGDRVGREELLPGWTPYHERLRVHTFDVTAQLRPGRNAIGAWLADGWFRGRFGFEGGTWNIYGEHVGLFAQLEVTTEAGTEVITTGPQWRSAPGPLTRASLYDGETYDARLHPAGWSEPGFDDADWHGVEIHELDRAVLSAPDGPPVRCTEELAPVEVTRLREGTYLLDFGQNHSGRLRLQVPAAEPGHEIRVRHAEVLQDGELYTRTLRDAAATDELLSTGEAMRWEPRFTIHGYRFAEVSGWPGELAEGSVVSRVLHSDMQRTGWFRSSDPLLDRLHENVVWSLRSNFVDIPTDCPQRDERLAWTGDIQVFTPTAGFLYDVHGFLADWLRTLSSEQARLGGTAPVYAPWIPGGRFWREDQDIAGWGDAATLTPWALFEDSADAGLLARQYAGAKAWVDKVAAAAGPTRLWDEGLQLGDWLDPSAPPENPLEARTDPHLVATAYFARSAEVLARTAQILGRDQEATEYGALAAEIREAYRGRYLAQGVGGTSSDPLHDTQTAHSLAIVFDLLPDAEAEARAGRRLAQLVREGGDTIGTGFAGTPVITEALSRTGQLEAAYALLLSRTSPSWLSTIDLGATTIWERWDSMLPDGTVNPGDMTSFNHYALGSVADWLHRVVAGLAPAEPGYRRIRIAPRPGGGLTSAAARHLTRYGTAEVDWELDGEELTVRFTIPAGTTAEVDLPGREAFTAGPGRHEERTHLPGG, encoded by the coding sequence ATGACCGTCCCCGCCCCGCACGTCCGCATCGAGCACCACGAGCAGCCCGCCCTGGGCATCGACGAGACCGCCCCGCGCCTCTCCTGGCACCTGGAGGACGCGCCGGCGGGATTCCAGCAGGAGGCGTACGAGATCTCCTGGACCCTCGAGGCGGCCGACGGGCAGGCCCGCGAGCAGGACTCCCGCCGCGTGGACAGCGCCGAGCAGGTCCTGGTGCCCTGGCCGGCCCGTCCGCTGGGCTCGCGCGAACGGGCCGTGCTCGCGGTGCGGGTGCGTGACGCGGAGGGCGCGTGGAGCGGGTGGAGCGAGCCGGTGGTCGCCGAGCGCGGCCCGGATCTCGAGGACTGGCAGGCGCAGATGGTGGGCCCCGGCTATGCGGAGGGCGTCGGCCTGCACCGTCGGGCGCCGCTGCTGCGCCACGAGTTCGAGCTGCCCCCGTTGCCCGTGCAGCAGGCTCGCCTGCGGGTCACCGCGCACGGCCTGGCCGAGGTCGAGCTCAACGGCGACCGGGTGGGGCGCGAGGAGCTGCTGCCGGGCTGGACCCCGTACCACGAGCGGCTGCGGGTCCACACCTTCGACGTGACCGCGCAGCTGCGACCGGGCCGCAACGCGATCGGCGCCTGGCTGGCCGACGGCTGGTTCCGCGGCCGCTTCGGCTTCGAGGGCGGCACCTGGAACATCTACGGCGAGCACGTGGGTCTGTTCGCCCAGCTCGAGGTCACCACGGAGGCGGGCACCGAGGTGATCACCACCGGCCCGCAGTGGCGCAGCGCCCCGGGGCCGCTCACCCGCGCGAGCCTCTACGACGGCGAGACCTACGACGCCCGCCTGCACCCCGCCGGCTGGTCGGAGCCCGGCTTCGACGACGCCGACTGGCACGGCGTCGAGATCCACGAGCTGGATCGTGCGGTGCTCTCCGCGCCCGACGGTCCGCCCGTGCGCTGCACCGAGGAGCTCGCCCCCGTCGAGGTGACCCGGCTGCGGGAGGGGACCTACCTGCTGGACTTCGGCCAGAACCACTCCGGCCGCCTCCGCCTGCAGGTCCCGGCCGCCGAGCCCGGCCACGAGATCCGGGTGCGGCACGCCGAGGTGCTCCAGGACGGCGAGCTGTACACCCGCACCCTGCGGGACGCCGCCGCGACCGATGAGCTGCTCAGCACCGGCGAGGCGATGCGGTGGGAGCCGCGCTTCACCATCCACGGGTACCGCTTCGCGGAGGTCAGCGGCTGGCCCGGCGAGCTCGCCGAGGGCTCCGTGGTCTCCCGCGTCCTGCACAGCGACATGCAGCGCACCGGCTGGTTCCGCTCGAGCGACCCGCTGCTGGACCGGCTCCACGAGAACGTGGTGTGGAGCCTGCGCTCGAACTTCGTGGACATCCCCACCGACTGCCCGCAGCGCGATGAGCGCCTGGCCTGGACCGGCGACATCCAGGTGTTCACCCCCACCGCCGGATTCCTCTACGACGTGCACGGCTTCCTCGCCGACTGGCTGCGCACCCTGAGCTCGGAGCAGGCGCGGCTGGGCGGCACCGCCCCGGTGTACGCGCCCTGGATCCCCGGCGGCCGGTTCTGGCGGGAGGATCAGGACATCGCCGGCTGGGGCGATGCCGCGACCCTCACGCCCTGGGCGCTGTTCGAGGATTCGGCCGACGCCGGGCTGCTCGCCCGCCAGTATGCGGGGGCGAAGGCCTGGGTGGACAAGGTCGCGGCCGCGGCCGGGCCGACGCGCCTGTGGGACGAGGGGCTGCAGCTGGGGGACTGGCTGGACCCGTCGGCCCCGCCGGAGAACCCGCTCGAGGCCCGCACCGACCCCCACCTGGTGGCCACCGCCTACTTCGCCCGCTCCGCGGAGGTGCTCGCCCGCACCGCGCAGATCCTGGGTCGCGACCAGGAGGCGACGGAGTACGGCGCCCTCGCCGCCGAGATCCGCGAGGCGTACCGGGGCCGGTACCTGGCGCAGGGCGTCGGCGGCACCTCGTCGGATCCGCTGCACGACACGCAGACCGCGCACTCCCTCGCGATCGTCTTCGACCTCCTGCCCGATGCGGAGGCCGAGGCCCGCGCGGGGCGGCGCCTGGCTCAGCTCGTGCGTGAGGGCGGCGACACGATCGGCACCGGATTCGCCGGCACCCCCGTGATCACCGAGGCGCTGTCCCGCACCGGGCAGCTGGAGGCGGCGTACGCGCTGCTGCTGTCGCGCACCTCGCCCTCCTGGCTCTCGACGATCGATCTCGGCGCGACCACCATCTGGGAGCGCTGGGACAGCATGCTGCCCGACGGCACCGTGAACCCCGGAGACATGACCTCCTTCAACCACTACGCGCTCGGCTCCGTGGCCGACTGGCTGCATCGCGTGGTCGCCGGCCTCGCCCCGGCGGAGCCCGGCTACCGGCGGATCCGCATCGCTCCCCGCCCCGGCGGCGGACTGACCAGTGCGGCCGCCCGCCACCTCACGCGCTACGGCACCGCCGAGGTCGACTGGGAGCTGGACGGCGAGGAGCTCACGGTGCGTTTCACGATCCCCGCCGGGACCACCGCCGAGGTGGACCTGCCCGGCCGCGAGGCCTTCACCGCCGGCCCGGGCCGGCACGAGGAGCGCACGCACCTGCCGGGCGGCTGA
- a CDS encoding arabinose efflux permease family protein (PFAM: Major Facilitator Superfamily), which translates to METSTTDRIPGTVWFRTTAAGMASYLDAAAIISTGTALALYVGPLGISDAQFGQYSAILTFMIAVGALIGGRLGDLYGRRRVFLATMALYTVGAIVMAAATGPLALYVGVILLGFAVGADLPVSLSMIAEEAPPGKRGKLVSFSHILWLLGIIVSQALGVVVGEWGQAGGRIMFLHLVILAVLTMIVRAGMPESHRWTALHTAAPGSGRTAGADGADGGADEATDSVDLGTLKKLLTGPFLAPTLAVALFYALVNVGANTGGQFSAFMYTEIAGSTVRVSSAVSLITFGISFGATFLLMKIVDGPHRMRWFAAMAVIHVAAYVMPALLGVEVWTLVAMGVLGSIGGAVAGEPMFKIWAQELIPTLYRSTAQGAMIAVTRVVAAVVALWTPMLLRASPNLLFWFVAACIASAALVGLLWIRRFPRVADEEDEARDAADLAAAQSTAPLSTETPSAETPSAETSPTP; encoded by the coding sequence ATGGAGACCTCAACGACTGACAGGATCCCCGGCACGGTGTGGTTCCGCACCACCGCGGCCGGGATGGCGTCCTACCTGGATGCCGCAGCCATCATCAGCACCGGGACCGCGCTCGCGCTGTATGTCGGGCCGCTCGGGATCTCCGATGCGCAGTTCGGCCAGTACTCCGCGATCCTCACCTTCATGATCGCGGTCGGCGCGCTGATCGGCGGCCGGCTGGGCGACCTCTACGGCCGCAGGCGCGTCTTCCTCGCCACGATGGCGCTGTACACCGTCGGCGCGATCGTGATGGCGGCGGCGACCGGGCCCCTCGCGCTGTACGTCGGCGTGATCCTGCTGGGCTTCGCCGTCGGCGCGGATCTTCCCGTCTCGCTGTCGATGATCGCGGAGGAGGCCCCGCCCGGGAAGCGCGGCAAGCTGGTCTCCTTCTCGCACATCCTGTGGCTGCTGGGCATCATCGTGTCGCAGGCGCTGGGCGTCGTGGTGGGGGAGTGGGGCCAGGCGGGCGGCCGCATCATGTTCCTCCACCTGGTGATCCTCGCGGTGCTCACGATGATCGTGCGCGCCGGCATGCCGGAGTCCCACCGCTGGACCGCGCTGCACACCGCCGCGCCGGGCTCCGGGCGCACTGCTGGGGCGGACGGGGCCGATGGGGGCGCCGACGAGGCCACCGACAGCGTCGACCTCGGCACCCTCAAGAAGCTGCTGACCGGCCCGTTCCTCGCCCCCACCCTCGCGGTCGCGCTGTTCTACGCCCTGGTGAACGTGGGCGCGAACACCGGCGGGCAGTTCTCCGCCTTCATGTACACGGAGATCGCGGGCTCGACGGTGCGCGTCTCCTCCGCCGTCTCGCTGATCACCTTCGGCATCTCCTTCGGCGCCACCTTCCTGCTGATGAAGATCGTCGACGGCCCGCACCGGATGCGCTGGTTCGCGGCGATGGCCGTGATCCACGTGGCCGCGTACGTGATGCCGGCGCTGCTGGGCGTGGAGGTGTGGACGCTCGTCGCGATGGGCGTGCTGGGCTCCATCGGCGGTGCCGTCGCGGGCGAGCCGATGTTCAAGATCTGGGCGCAGGAGCTGATCCCGACCCTGTACCGCAGCACCGCGCAGGGCGCCATGATCGCGGTGACCCGCGTGGTCGCGGCAGTCGTCGCGCTGTGGACCCCGATGCTGCTGCGCGCCAGCCCGAACCTGCTGTTCTGGTTCGTCGCCGCGTGCATCGCCAGCGCCGCCCTGGTGGGTCTGCTGTGGATCCGCCGCTTCCCCCGCGTGGCCGACGAGGAGGACGAGGCGCGCGACGCCGCGGATCTCGCCGCCGCGCAGAGCACGGCACCCCTGAGCACGGAGACGCCGAGCGCGGAGACGCCGAGCGCGGAGACCTCGCCGACCCCTTGA
- a CDS encoding NAD synthase (PFAM: Carbon-nitrogen hydrolase; NAD synthase), with amino-acid sequence MSSASQPATPPPAGQGGPQPERPDQPRDSGTGRPQPAGPDHSQLPGQNTPPNAAPTHRDAEASAPVPSGSVPVGPGPDHQLDRALPAVTHEDPADPHASIYQHGFLRAAAITLPVALADPAANAERHLEVLGDLDAQQVGLAVFPELSLTGYSLDDLVLQESLLDAAEQAVLTVLEASRELMPVIVVGAPLRATDRSRIFNCAITLHRGEILGIHPKQNLPTYREFYERRWFAPGDDAHGVGVRLGSEPQHLTPHGLITVEDLPGLSLFVEICEDMWVPIPPSAEAALAGATVVANLSGSPITIGRAEDRKLMARSTSARTQAAYLYAAAGEGESTTDLAWDGQTFVYECGDLLGETERFPQGPRATVADIDLDRLVAERRRMSTFDDNRRTHAQRLERYEAQAGTRLFGPFLAADGTLTDLGVDGPSDIHGGPEGLEEPADEAGTGAGWFAYAPLSGTGYDPATGAHVDLGMPRPATGPLRRKLDRFPFVPDDPARLAQDCYEAFSIQVAGLVRRLSAIGGDTPAGTRPVLGVSGGLDSTHALLVCARAMDVLGRDRSEILTYTMPGFATTEHTRSNAELLSTAIGASFETLDIRPAATQMLKDMHHPFGDGEEVYDVTFENVQAGLRYDYLFRLANHHRGIVVGTGDLSELALGWCTYGVGDHMSHYGVNAGVPKTLIQHLIRWVIDEGLFGDDATQVMQAVLDTEISPELIPTREGEKAQSTEDSIGPYSLHDFFLYHLLRRGYGPAKTAYLAHQAWGDVEAGQWPAGYRDADRRSFTRAEIKHWLTVFTRRFFANQFKRSALPNAPKVLAGGSLSPRGDWRMPSDAAAKAWLAEIEREVPGD; translated from the coding sequence ATGAGCTCCGCGTCGCAGCCCGCAACCCCGCCCCCCGCCGGTCAGGGCGGCCCGCAGCCCGAGCGCCCGGATCAGCCCCGCGACTCGGGCACCGGCCGACCGCAGCCTGCGGGCCCGGACCATTCGCAGCTCCCGGGCCAGAACACACCCCCGAATGCGGCCCCCACCCACCGCGACGCCGAGGCGTCGGCCCCGGTGCCCAGCGGCAGCGTGCCCGTCGGCCCCGGCCCCGACCACCAGCTCGACCGCGCCCTGCCCGCCGTCACCCACGAGGACCCGGCGGATCCGCACGCCTCGATCTACCAGCACGGCTTCCTGCGCGCCGCCGCCATCACCCTGCCCGTCGCGCTCGCCGACCCGGCCGCCAACGCCGAACGCCACCTCGAGGTGCTCGGCGACCTCGACGCGCAGCAGGTGGGCCTGGCCGTCTTCCCCGAGCTGTCCCTGACCGGCTACTCCCTCGACGACCTGGTGCTGCAGGAGTCGCTGCTGGACGCGGCCGAGCAAGCGGTGCTCACCGTCCTCGAGGCGAGCCGCGAGCTGATGCCGGTGATCGTGGTGGGCGCCCCGCTGCGCGCGACCGACCGCTCCCGGATCTTCAACTGCGCGATCACCCTGCATCGCGGCGAGATCCTCGGCATCCATCCCAAGCAGAACCTGCCCACCTACCGCGAGTTCTACGAGCGGCGCTGGTTCGCCCCGGGCGACGACGCCCACGGAGTGGGGGTGCGCCTGGGCTCCGAGCCGCAGCACCTCACCCCGCACGGCCTCATCACGGTCGAGGACCTGCCCGGCCTCTCGCTCTTCGTGGAGATCTGCGAGGACATGTGGGTGCCGATCCCGCCCTCGGCCGAAGCCGCGCTCGCCGGCGCCACCGTGGTCGCGAACCTCTCCGGCTCCCCGATCACGATCGGCCGCGCCGAGGACCGCAAACTCATGGCCCGCTCCACCTCCGCCCGCACCCAGGCCGCGTACCTCTACGCCGCGGCCGGCGAGGGCGAATCCACCACCGACCTCGCCTGGGACGGCCAGACCTTCGTCTACGAGTGCGGCGACCTGCTGGGGGAGACGGAGCGCTTCCCGCAGGGCCCCCGCGCCACCGTCGCGGACATCGACCTCGACCGCCTCGTCGCCGAGCGCCGCCGCATGAGCACCTTCGACGACAACCGCCGCACCCACGCACAGCGCCTGGAGCGGTACGAGGCCCAGGCCGGCACGCGCCTGTTCGGGCCCTTCCTCGCGGCCGACGGCACGCTCACCGACCTCGGGGTGGACGGCCCGAGCGACATCCACGGCGGGCCGGAGGGCCTCGAGGAGCCGGCCGACGAGGCGGGGACGGGCGCCGGCTGGTTCGCGTACGCGCCGCTGTCCGGCACCGGATACGACCCGGCCACCGGCGCGCACGTCGACCTGGGCATGCCGCGCCCGGCCACCGGCCCGCTGCGCCGCAAGCTCGACCGCTTCCCCTTCGTGCCCGACGACCCGGCGCGCCTGGCCCAGGACTGCTACGAGGCGTTCTCGATCCAGGTGGCGGGACTGGTGCGCCGGCTCAGCGCGATCGGCGGGGACACGCCCGCCGGCACGCGCCCCGTGCTCGGCGTCTCCGGCGGTCTGGACTCCACCCACGCGCTGCTGGTGTGCGCCCGCGCCATGGACGTGCTGGGCCGCGACCGCTCCGAGATCCTCACCTACACGATGCCCGGCTTCGCCACCACCGAGCACACCCGCTCCAACGCCGAGCTGCTCTCCACCGCGATCGGCGCGAGCTTCGAGACGCTCGACATCCGCCCCGCCGCCACCCAGATGCTGAAGGACATGCACCATCCCTTCGGCGACGGCGAGGAGGTCTACGACGTCACCTTCGAGAACGTCCAGGCCGGGCTGCGCTACGACTACCTGTTCCGCCTGGCGAACCACCACCGCGGCATCGTGGTGGGCACCGGTGACCTCTCCGAGCTGGCGCTGGGCTGGTGCACCTACGGCGTGGGCGACCACATGTCCCACTACGGCGTGAACGCCGGCGTGCCCAAGACCCTCATCCAGCACCTCATCCGCTGGGTGATCGATGAAGGCCTCTTCGGCGACGACGCGACGCAGGTGATGCAGGCGGTGCTCGACACCGAGATCAGCCCCGAGCTGATCCCCACCCGCGAGGGGGAGAAAGCGCAGTCCACCGAGGACTCCATCGGCCCCTACTCCCTGCACGACTTCTTCCTCTACCACCTGCTGCGCCGCGGCTACGGCCCCGCGAAGACCGCCTACCTCGCGCACCAGGCGTGGGGCGACGTCGAGGCCGGGCAGTGGCCGGCCGGCTACCGCGACGCGGACAGGCGCTCCTTCACCCGCGCCGAGATCAAGCACTGGCTGACGGTGTTCACCCGCCGCTTCTTCGCCAACCAGTTCAAGCGCTCCGCCCTGCCCAACGCCCCGAAGGTGCTGGCCGGCGGCTCCCTCTCCCCGCGCGGCGACTGGCGCATGCCCTCGGACGCGGCCGCCAAGGCCTGGCTCGCCGAGATCGAGCGCGAGGTGCCCGGGGACTAG
- a CDS encoding carbohydrate ABC transporter membrane protein (PFAM: Binding-protein-dependent transport system inner membrane component) has translation MNSRRPLLGWLLVGPSLIGVAAFMILPVVLAFVVSLFRWDLLGTRRFIGLENYQTLITGGALGNSLLVTGIFTLISVPVSLAIGLLLATQLVRTLPGSAIVRVLVVIPWVCAPLALGVVWKWIFQPSVGALNQILGVRIEWLTDPSLALPAVAFVAIWQNVGYISLFFQAGLTRIPDSIYEAARIDGAAPWQSMLYMTIPLLRPTTFFLAVTQVVASFQVFDMVFALTGGGPQHRTEVIASLIYNEAFVASRLGRASAVAVILFLLLVVITLIQQRWFSKRITYDMS, from the coding sequence GTGAACTCTCGCAGACCTCTGCTGGGCTGGCTGCTCGTCGGCCCCAGCCTGATCGGCGTCGCCGCCTTCATGATCCTGCCCGTGGTGCTGGCCTTCGTGGTCTCCCTGTTCCGCTGGGACCTGCTGGGCACGCGGCGGTTCATCGGCCTGGAGAACTACCAGACGCTGATCACCGGCGGCGCGCTCGGCAACTCGCTGCTGGTCACCGGGATCTTCACCCTCATCTCGGTGCCGGTCTCGCTCGCGATCGGGCTGCTGCTGGCCACCCAGCTGGTGCGCACCCTGCCGGGCTCGGCGATCGTGCGGGTGCTGGTGGTGATCCCGTGGGTGTGCGCCCCGCTCGCCCTCGGCGTGGTGTGGAAGTGGATCTTCCAGCCGTCGGTGGGGGCGCTGAACCAGATCCTGGGCGTGCGCATCGAATGGCTGACCGATCCGAGCCTCGCCCTGCCGGCGGTGGCGTTCGTGGCGATCTGGCAGAACGTCGGCTACATCTCGCTGTTCTTCCAGGCCGGGCTCACCCGCATCCCGGATTCGATCTACGAGGCCGCCCGGATCGACGGGGCCGCGCCCTGGCAGTCGATGCTGTACATGACGATCCCGCTGCTGCGCCCCACCACGTTCTTCCTCGCCGTCACCCAGGTGGTGGCGAGCTTCCAGGTGTTCGACATGGTCTTCGCCCTCACCGGCGGCGGGCCGCAGCACCGCACCGAGGTCATCGCCTCGCTGATCTACAACGAGGCCTTCGTGGCCAGCCGCCTGGGCCGCGCGAGCGCCGTCGCGGTGATCCTGTTCCTCCTGCTGGTGGTGATCACGCTGATCCAGCAGCGCTGGTTCTCCAAGCGCATCACCTACGACATGAGCTGA